A DNA window from Candidatus Sulfidibacterium hydrothermale contains the following coding sequences:
- a CDS encoding GIY-YIG nuclease family protein — protein MFKVYVLYSQKFNKIYIGYTGNLEKRLLSHNKLAHKGYTVKFRPWTLVFSEEFPTKQLAMKREKQLKSAKGRRFIWEKIKASGLISAGWRT, from the coding sequence ATGTTCAAAGTTTACGTTTTATATTCGCAAAAATTCAACAAGATTTACATCGGGTACACCGGTAATCTCGAAAAAAGGCTCTTGTCACATAACAAACTGGCTCATAAAGGATACACCGTGAAATTCAGACCCTGGACACTGGTTTTTTCCGAAGAATTTCCCACTAAACAGCTCGCCATGAAACGCGAAAAACAACTAAAATCGGCAAAAGGAAGACGGTTTATCTGGGAAAAAATCAAAGCTTCTGGGCTCATATCCGCCGGCTGGCGGACGTAG
- a CDS encoding GIY-YIG nuclease family protein, whose protein sequence is MFKVYVLYSQKFNKIYIGYTSNLEKRLLSHNKLAHKGYTVKFRPWTLVFFEEFPTKQLAMKREKQLKSAKGRRFIWEKIKASGLISAGWRT, encoded by the coding sequence ATGTTCAAAGTTTACGTTTTATATTCGCAAAAATTCAACAAGATTTACATCGGGTACACCAGCAATCTCGAAAAAAGACTCTTGTCACACAACAAACTGGCTCATAAAGGATACACCGTGAAATTCAGACCCTGGACACTGGTTTTTTTCGAAGAATTTCCCACTAAACAGCTCGCCATGAAACGCGAAAAACAATTAAAATCGGCAAAAGGAAGACGGTTTATCTGGGAAAAAATCAAAGCTTCTGGGCTCATATCCGCCGGCTGGCGGACGTAG
- the era gene encoding GTPase Era has translation MAHKAGFVNIIGYPNVGKSTLMNTMVGEKLSIITSKAQTTRHRIMGIVNGEDFQIVYSDTPGIVRQPAYKMHEYMNKYIETALIDADIILLMTEPGLRFEEETVLSKIKQSNVPVIVLINKIDLSDQATVEQYAAEWKDRLPAAEVIPVSALHKFNVSKVFDTILEKLPESPPYYPKDELTTRTERFFASEMIREKIFLNYKKEIPYSVEVAIDSFKESENLIKIDAYIFVERESQKAIILGHQGKAIKKTGTMARIEMEAFFEKKIFLRLSVKVNKDWRNNDKQLSRFGYEY, from the coding sequence ATGGCACATAAAGCAGGCTTTGTCAATATTATAGGATATCCTAACGTGGGAAAATCAACTTTGATGAATACCATGGTGGGTGAAAAATTGTCGATTATTACTTCAAAGGCACAAACTACCCGGCACCGTATCATGGGGATTGTTAACGGAGAAGATTTTCAGATTGTTTATTCTGATACTCCCGGAATTGTGCGTCAGCCGGCTTACAAGATGCATGAGTACATGAACAAATACATCGAAACGGCTTTGATCGATGCAGATATTATTTTGTTGATGACCGAACCCGGATTAAGGTTTGAAGAAGAAACCGTTTTGAGCAAGATCAAGCAATCGAATGTGCCGGTTATTGTCCTTATTAATAAAATTGATTTGTCGGATCAGGCAACGGTAGAGCAGTATGCCGCTGAGTGGAAAGACCGTTTGCCTGCAGCGGAAGTTATTCCGGTTTCGGCGTTGCATAAGTTTAATGTTTCCAAAGTTTTTGATACGATACTGGAAAAGCTTCCGGAAAGTCCGCCTTATTACCCGAAAGATGAACTGACCACGAGAACAGAGCGCTTTTTTGCTTCGGAGATGATCCGGGAGAAGATATTTCTGAATTACAAAAAAGAAATTCCGTATTCGGTGGAGGTGGCCATTGACTCATTTAAAGAGAGTGAGAACCTGATAAAAATTGATGCGTATATTTTTGTGGAACGCGAATCGCAGAAAGCCATTATTCTAGGTCATCAGGGGAAAGCCATTAAAAAAACGGGTACAATGGCCCGGATAGAAATGGAAGCGTTTTTTGAGAAGAAAATTTTTCTTCGTTTGTCTGTAAAAGTGAATAAAGACTGGCGAAATAATGATAAACAGCTCAGCCGGTTT
- a CDS encoding mandelate racemase/muconate lactonizing enzyme family protein gives MEKTIITQIDVIKLNLPYKEPFVISLGVIESATNVVIKIHTNSGLTGIGECAPFVTIVGETQETVFSYAKQLAKMLKGKDPFALEERLYEIDRAVAGNPTMKSAFDMALYDLLAKKANMPLYQLLGGLNNREVYTDMTISIGPPEKVARDAVAFQKAGFPAIKVKLGTNTQDDVARIKAIREAVGNDYPIRIDANQGWDTITAINTLKALEKYNIEHCEQPVAHWNDVEMAKVRANSPIPIMADESVFDHHDAFRLASMGACDFFNIKFSKSGGIFKALKINAIAESAGIKCQVGCMSESRYALTALMHFVLASQNVVHFDMDSSLMLDADPVTGGIQYQGSGKWTLENDLPGIGADFDPDFLKSMESVTI, from the coding sequence ATGGAAAAAACCATCATTACTCAAATTGATGTTATCAAATTAAACCTTCCTTATAAAGAACCGTTTGTGATTTCGCTCGGTGTTATTGAGAGTGCTACCAATGTGGTCATAAAAATACACACTAACAGCGGCTTAACCGGAATTGGAGAATGTGCCCCTTTTGTCACTATTGTTGGCGAGACACAAGAAACGGTTTTTAGCTACGCAAAGCAACTGGCAAAAATGCTCAAAGGGAAAGATCCTTTTGCCCTTGAAGAAAGATTATATGAAATTGACCGTGCCGTTGCCGGAAACCCGACCATGAAAAGTGCTTTTGATATGGCGCTTTACGACCTGTTGGCAAAAAAAGCAAATATGCCTCTATACCAGCTTTTGGGAGGGCTAAACAATCGCGAAGTTTATACGGATATGACCATCAGTATTGGTCCGCCCGAGAAGGTAGCCCGCGATGCCGTCGCTTTCCAAAAAGCCGGATTTCCTGCCATCAAAGTAAAGCTGGGGACAAATACCCAAGACGATGTAGCCCGGATCAAGGCCATTCGCGAAGCAGTGGGAAATGACTATCCTATCCGTATTGATGCCAATCAGGGTTGGGATACCATTACGGCCATCAACACGTTAAAAGCTCTTGAAAAATACAATATTGAGCATTGCGAACAGCCTGTAGCGCACTGGAATGATGTGGAAATGGCAAAAGTAAGGGCCAACAGTCCCATTCCCATCATGGCTGACGAATCGGTTTTTGACCATCACGATGCTTTCCGGCTGGCTTCTATGGGCGCCTGCGATTTTTTCAATATTAAGTTTTCAAAATCGGGAGGAATATTTAAGGCTTTAAAAATCAATGCCATTGCCGAATCGGCGGGGATAAAATGTCAGGTGGGTTGTATGTCCGAATCGCGTTACGCCCTGACGGCTCTCATGCATTTTGTACTGGCTTCTCAAAACGTGGTCCATTTTGATATGGATTCATCGCTTATGCTGGATGCTGATCCGGTTACCGGAGGAATTCAATACCAGGGAAGCGGGAAGTGGACACTGGAAAATGACCTTCCGGGGATTGGTGCGGATTTTGACCCGGATTTTCTGAAAAGTATGGAAAGTGTAACCATCTAA
- a CDS encoding GIY-YIG nuclease family protein, translating to MFKVYVLYSQKFNKIYIGYTSNLEKRLLSHNKLAHKGYTVKFRPWTLAFSEEFPTKQLAMKREKQLKSAKGRRFIWEKIKASGLISAGWRT from the coding sequence ATGTTCAAAGTTTACGTTTTATATTCGCAAAAATTCAACAAGATTTACATCGGGTACACCAGCAATCTCGAAAAAAGACTCTTGTCACACAACAAACTGGCTCATAAAGGATACACCGTGAAATTCAGACCCTGGACACTGGCCTTTTCCGAAGAATTTCCCACTAAACAGCTCGCCATGAAACGCGAAAAACAACTAAAATCGGCAAAAGGAAGACGGTTTATCTGGGAAAAAATCAAAGCTTCTGGGCTCATATCCGCCGGCTGGCGGACGTAG
- a CDS encoding GIY-YIG nuclease family protein, with product MFKVYVLYSQKFNKIYIGYTGNLEKRLLSHNKLAHKGYTVKFRPWTLIFSNRPPLPLFRFVST from the coding sequence ATGTTCAAAGTTTACGTTTTATATTCGCAAAAATTCAACAAGATTTACATCGGGTACACCGGCAATCTCGAAAAAAGACTCTTGTCGCATAACAAATTGGCTCATAAAGGATACACCGTGAAATTCAGACCCTGGACGCTGATCTTTTCCAACAGGCCTCCGCTCCCACTTTTCAGGTTTGTCTCAACCTGA